One genomic region from Rosa rugosa chromosome 1, drRosRugo1.1, whole genome shotgun sequence encodes:
- the LOC133721594 gene encoding probable protein phosphatase 2C 78 — translation MLEMCRRPLEKCFGGGDDELLWHTDLKPHSSGEYSIAVVQANSSLEDQGQVFTSPSATYVGVYDGHGGPEASRFITQRLFPFIQKFSNEQGGLSEDVIRKAFDATEEEFVDLVKRSWPARPSIASVGSCCLVGAITNDVLYVANLGDSRAVLGRRAIDGPTVVAERLSTDHNVGVEEVRREVKDLHPDDSHIVVYTRGVWRIKGIIQVSRSIGDVYLKKPEFNRDPLFQFGIPVPLKRPVMTSVPSILVRKLQPQDMFLIFATDGLWEHLTDEAAVKIVSKNSRVGIAKRLVRTAIEEAARKRELRYDDIKKLEKGVRRHFHDDITVIVIFLDHPQTSPNATDNSLFTCTSVPVDIFSNNDDEAVGSLHTFP, via the exons ATGTTGGAGATGTGTAGGAGACCATTGGAGAAGTGCTTTGGAGGTGGAGATGATGAGCTTCTATGGCACACGGACTTGAAGCCTCACTCTTCTGGGGAGTATTCAATTGCTGTTGTTCAGGCTAATTCATCTTTGGAAGATCAGGGACAAGTGTTCACCTCTCCTTCTGCCACGTATGTTGGAGTTTATGACGGCCACGGTGGTCCTGAAGCTTCTAGATTCATCACTCAGCGGCTCTTCCCCTTTATTCAGA AGTTTTCAAATGAGCAAGGTGGACTATCAGAGGATGTGATTAGGAAAGCGTTTGATGCAACTGAGGAGGAGTTTGTGGACTTGGTCAAGCGGTCATGGCCGGCACGGCCAAGTATTGCTTCTGTAGGTTCATGCTGTCTTGTTGGCGCCATTACGAATGATGTCTTGTATGTGGCTAATCTCGGAGATTCGAGGGCGGTTCTTGGTCGGAGAGCAATAGATGGACCGACGGTGGTGGCAGAGCGGTTGTCTACAGATCACAATGTTGGAGTGGAGGAGGTGAGGAGGGAGGTTAAGGATCTTCACCCTGACGATTCGCACATTGTGGTTTATACTCGTGGGGTTTGGCGAATTAAGGGCATTATTCAG GTCTCTAGATCAATCGGAGATGTCTACTTGAAGAAACCTGAGTTTAACAGAGATCCTCTCTTCCAGTTTGGTATACCTGTTCCTTTAAAGAGGCCTGTAATGACATCAGTACCCTCAATATTGGTTCGGAAGTTGCAACCCCAGGACATGTTTTTGATATTTGCAACAGATGGTCTCTGGGAGCATTTGACTGATGAAGCAGCTGTTAAAATCGTCTCAAAAAATTCAAGAGTT GGAATAGCAAAGCGACTGGTAAGAACTGCCATTGAGGAGGCTGcaaggaaaagagaattgagaTATGATGACATAAAGAAACTTGAAAAGGGGGTAAGGCGCCATTTCCATGATGATATCACTGTAATTGTGATATTTCTGGATCATCCACAAACTTCCCCAAATGCTACGGATAACAGCCTCTTTACCTGCACTAGTGTTCCTGTTGATATCTTTTCTAATAATGATGATGAAGCAGTTGGCTCACTTCATACATTTCCCTGA